The following are from one region of the Nymphaea colorata isolate Beijing-Zhang1983 chromosome 7, ASM883128v2, whole genome shotgun sequence genome:
- the LOC116257223 gene encoding LOW QUALITY PROTEIN: L-type lectin-domain containing receptor kinase SIT2-like (The sequence of the model RefSeq protein was modified relative to this genomic sequence to represent the inferred CDS: inserted 2 bases in 1 codon) produces the protein MALQNSRFLLFFLHLLAHICSSPATSTNSTFRFNRFRPSNLSLSGSATVIKTRALRLTDGQLTRDDPGRSGHAFYPTTLQFKNSENAKTTQSFSTRFVFEIVLELQESGGHGFTFVVAPSTNFSGAMGDRYLGLFNQGNNGNQSNHIFAVEFDTVQQATLKDKDANHVGVDVNSVISYASAPAAYYTELGRKENVILDSRTRIQAWIEYDGNEKQLNATIAPLSHPLKPNRSLISYPIDLSPVLNEHMYVGFSSGTLALASKHYILAWSFAMDGKAPELDLSSLPSIPRDRTPLWKSFKLFLSVFVALGALLLLIITVIISYWIKRKRKLTSEKIEGWEMDYPHRFPYRELYRGTNGFKQELGRGGFGVVYKGVLPRSRMEVAVKRVSHDSKQGMREFVAEVSSLGRMRHRNLVQLQGWXGRGEELLLVYEFMLNGSLDSHLFEMKRSSLGWEQTFNIVKGIASGLLYLHEEWEQVVVHRDVKASNVLLDGDLNGRLGDFGHARLYDHGTNPKTTHIVGSFGYMVPELSRTSKSTTRSDVYSYGVLLLEVACGRRPIERERPPEEVVLVELVRSLWKGGRILDAMDKRLGNNYVVDEAELILKLGVLCSQSAPESRPTMGQLTQFLNGEASLQEYLRYKDLIIQEDASMDQLMLHNPSSGKVSISSTSGNSGS, from the exons ATGGCACTTCAGAACTCAAggtttctcctcttcttccttcatCTTCTAGCTCATATCTGCAGCTCACCTGCAACTTCCACGAATAGCACCTTTCGTTTCAATCGCTTCCGCCCGTCAAATCTGAGTCTATCTGGCTCTGCAACTGTTATCAAAACCAGGGCCCTTCGCCTAACTGACGGTCAGCTTACGAGGGATGATCCAGGCAGAAGCGGCCACGCATTTTACCCAACCACTCTGCAATTCAAAAACTCTGAGAATGCTAAGACAACTCAATCGTTCAGTACTCGTTTCGTGTTCGAAATCGTATTGGAGCTCCAGGAGTCAGGTGGCCATGGCTTCACCTTCGTCGTGGCGCCCTCCACCAACTTCTCCGGAGCCATGGGAGACCGCTATCTCGGCCTCTTCAACCAGGGGAACAACGGAAACCAAAGCAATCATATATTTGCAGTTGAATTCGACACAGTTCAACAAGCAACTTTGAAGGATAAAGATGCAAACCATGTGGGCGTCGACGTTAACAGTGTGATATCCTATGCCTCTGCACCTGCTGCTTACTATACGGAGCTTGGCAGGAAAGAAAATGTGATTCTGGACAGCCGGACGCGCATTCAAGCATGGATTGAGTACGATGGCAACGAGAAGCAGCTGAATGCCACCATAGCTCCATTGTCACACCCACTCAAACCTAACCGTTCCCTCATATCATATCCCATCGATCTATCTCCTGTTTTGAACGAACACATGTATGTTGGCTTCTCTTCTGGTACGCTAGCTCTAGCAAGCAAGCACTATATCTTGGCATGGAGCTTCGCGATGGACGGAAAAGCACCAGAACTGGACCTCTCAAGCCTTCCCTCTATTCCTCGTGATCGTACTCCTCTGTGGAAGTCGTTTAAGTTATTCTTGTCCGTTTTTGTAGCATTAGGGGCTCTGTTGTTGCTCATCATCACTGTTATCATTTCTTATTGGAtcaaaaggaagaggaagctgaCGTCTGAGAAGATAGAAGGATGGGAGATGGACTACCCACATAGGTTCCCGTACAGGGAACTCTACAGGGGAACCAACGGTTTCAAGCAGGAGTTGGGGAGAGGAGGTTTTGGCGTTGTCTACAAAGGTGTGCTGCCCAGAAGCAGAATGGAGGTTGCAGTCAAGAGAGTATCACATGATTCAAAGCAGGGGATGAGGGAGTTTGTTGCAGAAGTATCCAGCTTGGGGAGGATGAGGCACAGAAACCTGGTCCAATTGCAGGGTTG TGGAAGAGGTGAAGAGCTGCTCCTCGTCTATGAATTCATGCTAAACGGGAGTCTGGATAGCCATCTTTTTGAGATGAAACGGAGCAGCCTCGGTTGGGAGCAGACATTCAATATTGTAAAGGGAATTGCTTCCGGCCTGCTGTATCTTCACGAAGAGTGGGAGCAAGTCGTCGTGCACAGAGATGTTAAAGCAAGTAATGTGTTGTTGGATGGTGATCTCAACGGCAGGTTGGGTGATTTTGGACACGCCAGACTCTATGATCATGGGACCAATCCCAAGACTACCCACATAGTCGGGAGTTTCGGTTACATGGTGCCAGAGCTGTCCCGCACCAGCAAGTCCACGACGAGGTCCGATGTCTACTCTTATGGCGTCCTTCTCCTGGAGGTGGCCTGCGGAAGGAGGCCCATTGAACGAGAGAGGCCCCCTGAGGAGGTTGTTCTGGTGGAGTTAGTCCGTTCGCTGTGGAAGGGTGGGCGAATACTGGACGCGATGGACAAGAGGCTGGGGAATAACTACGTGGTGGATGAAGCAGAACTTATTCTGAAGCTGGGCGTGCTCTGTTCACAGTCAGCACCGGAATCAAGGCCAACCATGGGGCAATTGACTCAGTTTCTTAATGGTGAGGCCTCCTTACAAGAATATCTAAGGTACAAGGATCTGATTATTCAAGAAGATGCCAGCATGGACCAACTGATGCTGCACAATCCTTCGTCGGGGAAGGTATCTATATCATCAACCTCAGGAAACTCAGGCTCATAA